The proteins below are encoded in one region of Huiozyma naganishii CBS 8797 chromosome 7, complete genome:
- the OXP1 gene encoding 5-oxoprolinase (similar to Saccharomyces cerevisiae YKL215C): protein MITHGSAGRIRIAIDRGGTFTDVIANPGSGRQEDDLFFKLLSVDPKNYPDAPLEGIRRVLEVFEGKKIPKGVLLDIQNVASIRMGTTLATNCALERTGERCAFLVTKGFKDSLVIGDQTRPDIFDLDIRRFDTLYDVVEEVNERVTLEDFSEQLPFTKSQPDPKENTVVGKSGETVRIIQVPDESEVRETLTGIFNEGIRSIAIAFLHSYTYPDHELMVGEIAKEVGFHHISLSSLTSPMIKFLPRAHSAVADAYLTPVIRTYLDHIFSGLTNSQNTSIQFMQSDGGLVDGDRFSGLRSILSGPAGGVVGYSATCYNINNNTPLIGFDMGGTSTDISRFGDNKFDHVFETTTAGIIIQSPQLDIHTVAAGGSSILSWENGLFKVGPASAGADPGPAAYRKGGPLTITDANLFLGCLVPEFFPKIFGPNEDKTLDLETTTQKFHELTELINADLDSSLSPEEVAYGFINVANETMARAIRAVTEAKGYNVLEHYLVSFGGAGGQHAVAVADTLGISSVIAHRYSSVLSAYGIFLADVVEERQRPCSYILGAEGTDNITREILTDLKNECIGELLKQGFKESNIEIREFLNLRYEGTETSLMILKEGETCDYKKLFNANHKREFGFAFEQKSIIIDDLRIRAIAKSDIRKELSIEEELNTVTRIQEIDPEKEASLIKDVYFDQHFVRTPVLRIETVPIGSIIHGPAILADGTQTNIIPPNCKATILSSHIVIEIMNKSTIGENSTIDSIDPVLLSIFSHRFMDIAEQMGVQLRKTSVSTNVKERLDFSCALFDKDGSLVANAPHVPVHLGSMSTCIMAQAKLWKGKLRKGDVLVTNHPDVGGTHLPDITVISPAFSNNGELLFYVASRAHHADIGGLLPGSIPPNSKELYEEGAAIYSDLLMEEGVFQEDLVYRLLVDDPAKFPGCSGARRISDNISDLKAQVAANTKGIQLIENLVQDYTFPIIEKYMHAIQDNASDTIKKMLKQLVKHFNSSKFTGEDYMDDGSLIKLTVTLDVEKEEYVFDFTGSSDQIYGNTNAPIAITNSAILYCLRCLVAEDIPLNQGCLKPLTIVVPRGSILNPGLGAAVVGGNVLTSQRVTDVIFKTLNVMADSQGDCNNFTFGVGPQTDPITGLESQGFGYYETICGGSGAGCDSWNRSGWNGTDAVHTNMTNTRMTDAEVFERRYPVLLHEFSIRGGSGGSGKYSGGNGAIRDIEFRKDVTASILSERRSLAPHGVNGGEDGQRGENLWIRRTNGAVINVGGKNSFQAKNGDRFIIKTPGGGGVGES, encoded by the coding sequence ATGATTACTCACGGTTCCGCGGGGCGGATTCGCATAGCAATTGATCGCGGCGGAACATTCACAGATGTGATTGCAAACCCTGGATCTGGGAGACAGGAAGATGACctgttcttcaaacttCTATCGGTTGATCCAAAAAATTATCCAGATGCACCTTTGGAAGGAATCAGAAGGGTCCTGGAAGTCTTTGAGGGGAAAAAGATCCCCAAAGGGGTACTATTGGATATACAAAATGTTGCCAGTATAAGGATGGGTACCACCCTGGCCACCAATTGCGCCCTAGAGAGAACTGGGGAGCGTTGTGCGTTTTTGGTCACCAAAGGGTTCAAGGACAGCTTAGTTATTGGTGATCAAACTCGTCCAGATATCTTTGATCTCGATATCCGGAGGTTCGATACTTTGTACGATGTTGTGGAGGAAGTAAATGAAAGGGTTACTCTCGAGGACTTCTCCGAGCAGTTACCGTTTACAAAATCGCAACCTGATCCTAAAGAAAATACTGTCGTTGGGAAGAGTGGCGAAACAGTAAGGATAATACAGGTCCCTGATGAATCTGAAGTAAGGGAAACGCTGACGGGAATATTTAATGAAGGTATCAGATCTATTGCAATTGCGTTTCTGCACTCCTACACGTACCCAGATCATGAACTAATGGTAGGGGAAATTGCCAAGGAAGTGGGGTTTCACCATATCTCTCTTTCGTCGTTGACCTCCCCCATGATCAAATTTTTACCAAGAGCACACAGTGCTGTTGCGGACGCGTATCTCACTCCGGTAATTCGGACATACTTAGACCATATTTTTAGCGGTCTGACAAACTCACAAAATACCAGCATCCAGTTTATGCAATCTGACGGTGGGTTGGTAGACGGGGATAGGTTTTCTGGACTGAGGTCTATATTATCCGGTCCCGCAGGTGGTGTGGTCGGGTACTCTGCCACATGTTATAATATCAATAACAACACCCCACTCATCGGGTTTGACATGGGCGGGACATCTACCGATATAAGTCGCTTTGGCGATAACAAGTTCGACCACGTATTTGAAACTACAACTGCAGGGATAATCATCCAGTCACCTCAATTGGACATCCACACGGTTGCTGCAGGGGGAAGTTCAATACTGTCATGGGAAAACGGATTGTTTAAAGTTGGCCCGGCCTCTGCTGGCGCGGATCCAGGACCTGCTGCTTATAGAAAAGGTGGTCCTTTAACTATCACAGATGCCAATCTATTCTTGGGTTGCTTGGTCCCTGAATTTTTCCCCAAGATATTTGGTCCGAACGAAGACAAAACATTGGACTTGGAGACCACTACCCAGAAGTTCCACGAACTGACTGAATTGATCAACGCCGATCTTGACTCCTCCCTTTCTCCAGAAGAGGTAGCTTATGGTTTTATAAACGTTGCAAATGAAACAATGGCAAGAGCCATCAGGGCTGTTACCGAAGCAAAAGGGTATAATGTGTTGGAACATTACTTGGTTTCATTTGGCGGTGCCGGTGGACAACATGCTGTTGCAGTGGCGGATACCCTGGGCATTAGCTCTGTTATTGCCCATCGGTATTCTTCTGTCCTGTCAGCCTACGGCATATTTTTGGCagatgttgttgaagagcGCCAGAGGCCTTGCTCCTACATTTTGGGTGCGGAAGGAACTGATAACATTACCCGAGAAATTTTAacagatttgaagaatGAATGTATCGGTGAACTGTTAAAACAAGGTTTCAAAGAAAGTAACATTGAAATACGCGAGTTCCTCAATTTGAGATATGAAGGTACAGAAACATCTCTCatgattttgaaagaagGGGAAACATGTGATTACAAAAAACTGTTTAATGCCAATCACAAACGGGAGTTTGGCTTTGCATTCGAACAGAAATCTATCATTATCGATGATTTACGCATCCGGGCAATTGCCAAATCAGATATAAGGAAGGAGCTCTcaatcgaagaagaacttAACACCGTAACACGTATACAGGAGATTGACCCTGAAAAGGAGGCTAGCCTGATAAAAGATGTTTATTTTGACCAACATTTTGTCAGAACACCAGTTTTAAGAATCGAAACCGTACCAATTGGCTCCATTATCCATGGCCCAGCTATTTTAGCTGATGGCACCCAAACAAATATTATACCTCCAAATTGCAAGGCTACTATTTTGAGTTCTCATATTGTTATTGAGATCATGAATAAGTCAACTATTGGCGAGAATTCAACGATAGATTCGATCGACCCTGTGCTATTATCAATTTTTAGCCATCGCTTTATGGACATCGCTGAACAAATGGGTGTGCAACTACGTAAAACATCTGTGTCCACCAATGTCAAAGAAAGGCTTGATTTTTCTTGTGCGTTATTTGACAAGGACGGCAGTCTAGTAGCAAATGCACCACATGTCCCCGTTCATCTGGGCTCTATGTCCACTTGCATAATGGCGCAAGCTAAATTATGGAAAGGTAAGCTAAGAAAAggagatgttttagttaCCAACCATCCTGACGTAGGCGGGACCCACCTTCCAGATATTACCGTTATTTCACCGGCGTTTTCAAACAACGGGGAACTCTTGTTCTACGTCGCGTCCCGTGCACATCATGCAGATATTGGCGGCCTCCTTCCAGGGTCTATTCCACCAAATTCAAAGGAGCTTTATGAGGAAGGTGCAGCCATCTACTCCGACCTTTTGATGGAAGAAGGTGTTTTTCAAGAGGATTTGGTGTATCGCTTGCTGGTTGATGATCCTGCTAAATTCCCAGGATGCTCTGGCGCAAGAAGAATAAGTGATAACATCAGCGACCTTAAGGCCCAAGTAGCGGCAAACACAAAGGGTATTCAACTCATCGAGAATCTGGTGCAGGACTATACTTTTCCCATTATTGAAAAGTATATGCATGCAATACAAGATAATGCTTCAGATAccatcaaaaaaatgttaaAACAACTGGTGAAGCATTTTAACTCCTCTAAGTTTACAGGGGAAGATTACATGGATGATGGATCTCTGATTAAATTAACAGTTACTCTCGACgtggaaaaagaagaatatGTCTTTGATTTCACTGGTTCCTCTGATCAGATATACGGGAATACCAATGCTCCCATTGCAATCACAAACTCAGCGATCTTGTATTGTTTGCGGTGCTTGGTAGCAGAAGACATTCCATTGAATCAGGGCTGCTTGAAACCTCTTACAATAGTTGTTCCTCGCGGCTCAATTTTAAATCCTGGACTTGGAGCTGCTGTTGTAGGTGGCAACGTTCTGACATCACAACGTGTCACTGACGTGATTTTCAAAACGTTGAATGTCATGGCCGATTCTCAAGGGGATTGCAATAATTTTACTTTTGGGGTTGGACCGCAAACTGACCCGATTACAGGATTGGAGAGTCAAGGATTTGGTTACTATGAAACAATATGTGGTGGGTCCGGTGCTGGCTGCGATTCGTGGAACCGTTCTGGCTGGAACGGCACAGATGCAGTGCATACGAATATGACCAACACAAGGATGACTGATGCAGAAGTCTTTGAAAGGCGGTACCCTGTATTACTACATGAATTCTCCATACGTGGCGGATCCGGAGGATCTGGTAAATATAGCGGTGGGAACGGCGCCATCCGAGATATTGAGTTTCGCAAAGATGTCACAGCCTCGATACTGTCCGAACGCCGTTCATTAGCGCCGCATGGGGTAAACGGTGGGGAAGACGGCCAAAGGGGCGAAAATTTATGGATCAGGAGGACAAATGGTGCAGTAATTAATGTAGGAGGGAAGAACTCCTTTCAGGCCAAGAATGGTGACCGGTTTATAATCAAAACTCCAGGCGGTGGCGGAGTTGGTGAGTCATGA
- the YRA2 gene encoding Yra2p (similar to Saccharomyces cerevisiae YRA2 (YKL214C); ancestral locus Anc_1.535), giving the protein MNWTPPPLYRVSQTIELPYVTCVNFVLHLFCLCANCSANACSLFINTFPFPELFTQNYRRREVRSNTLASRMNVPSRGPPVETKKRTKITLIPLDTSDFAIEDIVKEFGEPTYIHFYDSKDDRTCIFELSDLTSMESFVNKYNDYEIKEGSKIRAQIFEQPMKSTRPHQRGGQAYGSHYKVQQAERIPLRDNPRPVRRNERAKKPTLEELDAELDDYMNKDTSGTAEQSNSTNNTPEQSTGAPANT; this is encoded by the coding sequence ATGAACTGGACACCCCCGCCATTGTACAGAGTATCCCAAACCATAGAGTTACCGTATGTCACATGCGTAAATTTTGTATTGCATCTTTTTTGCCTCTGCGCCAATTGTAGTGCGAATGCCTGTTCCCTTTTTATTAACACTTTCCCGTTCCCTGAACTTTTTACCCAGAATTATCGCCGAAGAGAAGTTAGGTCAAACACGTTGGCTTCTCGAATGAATGTTCCGAGCAGAGGACCGCCTGTTgaaacgaaaaaaagaacgaaGATTACGTTGATCCCGCTAGATACGTCGGACTTTGCCATTGAGGATATCGTCAAAGAGTTTGGAGAGCCAACTTACATCCATTTTTACGACAGCAAAGATGACCGAACATGTATCTTTGAATTGAGTGATTTGACCTCCATGGAAAGCTTTGTGAACAAATACAACGACTATGAGATCAAAGAGGGTTCTAAAATCCGAGCTCAGATTTTTGAGCAACCAATGAAGAGCACCCGCCCCCaccaaagaggaggacaagCTTACGGTAGTCATTATAAAGTTCAACAGGCGGAAAGGATACCACTAAGGGACAATCCAAGACCAGTCCGCAGAAATGAACGGGCCAAAAAACCAACACTTGAAGAGCTGGACGCAGAACTCGACGACTACATGAACAAGGACACCTCTGGGACAGCGGAACAATCAAACAGCACCAACAATACACCAGAACAATCAACTGGTGCGCCAGCAAATACGTAg
- the DOA1 gene encoding Doa1p (similar to Saccharomyces cerevisiae DOA1 (YKL213C); ancestral locus Anc_1.534), whose amino-acid sequence MVGMYELSANLQGHLQDVKDLVAIDDKRIASVSRDGTLRVWSKRMDSNTALTWQDSILFTAETFLNSVSFDPATQVVYFGGKDCFVNGVSLFATAAADPEYTLIAHKGNVCSMSEYKGTLISGSWDKTAKVWMEGTCKWDLKGHAASVWDAKSIPGNETSNRFITVSADMTIKIWENDKCVSTFDNIHQDVIRHVAILDDAGKLFATCSNDGFIKILDDKGKVKKTLEGHESFVYSVQLNRKTGELVSCGEDRSVRIWDWETGRVKQVIRLPAISIWCVDCLPNGDIVAGGSDNLIRIFTRDQERLAPTEEIEELKREVEETALNSKSMGIDESHVLPYETLNTAGNKEGQVVAVRTPGGVIEAHQFSNGSWTKIGDVVGSSSSGSNAKTEYEGKKYDFVFDVDIEDGKPPLKLPVNVSGNPYDIADKFIMRYELPSSYRDQIVNFIVTNTGGMALDSEPTTAQPKPSQTVPSNAKAMSMFPIREYLSLASFKPDALLQGIVKFNSDEKTFSDDELALIGSSLHDLDSGWKILYNFATVMREKWGNKTAAYDLIRLIVKYLPAASNISAFIDEGLNNPNIVLTMLTVRILVNCFGNEKWGKQLMASRNVYDSVFETIGTIFPDATLRQSQTLGTAVATLLSNYSVLALDNSELDIVPILSEALNNKYGPLEEYQESEETAYRLVVAFGNLASIEPALRQVAGSLKWLSQVKRRYAHINRFQPIFQDLE is encoded by the coding sequence ATGGTGGGAATGTACGAATTGAGTGCCAATTTGCAAGGGCATTTGCAGGACGTTAAAGATCTGGTTGCTATAGATGACAAGCGGATTGCCAGTGTTTCAAGGGATGGAACCTTGCGCGTGTGGTCCAAAAGAATGGATTCTAATACGGCTCTGACGTGGCAGGACTCTATACTGTTTACTGCTGAAacttttttgaacagtgtCTCGTTTGATCCTGCGACACAGGTTGTGTATTTCGGCGGTAAAGACTGTTTTGTGAACGGTGTTTCCTTGTTTGCCACTGCCGCTGCTGATCCAGAATACACTTTAATTGCACATAAAGGTAATGTGTGCTCGATGTCTGAATATAAGGGTACGTTGATAAGTGGCAGTTGGGACAAGACAGCTAAAGTTTGGATGGAGGGGACGTGCAAGTGGGATCTTAAGGGTCATGCTGCGTCAGTTTGGGACGCCAAGAGCATCCCAGGAAACGAGACATCAAACCGGTTCATCACGGTTTCCGCGGACATGACAATCAAAATATGGGAAAACGACAAATGTGTCAGCACTTTCGACAATATACACCAGGATGTCATCCGACACGTAGCCATCTTGGATGATGCCGGTAAACTGTTTGCCACTTGTTCCAATGATGGTTTTATCAAGATATTAGACGACAAGGGCAAAGTcaagaaaactttggaaGGCCACGAGAGTTTCGTGTattctgttcaattgaaccGAAAGACTGGAGAACTGGTCAGCTGCGGGGAAGACAGATCTGTTAGAATTTGGGACTGGGAGACCGGTAGGGTTAAACAGGTGATCAGGTTACCAGCCATTTCGATTTGGTGTGTTGACTGCTTGCCTAACGGTGATATTGTTGCCGGCGGCAGTGATAACTTGATCAGGATTTTCACTAGGGACCAAGAGCGTCTGGCTCCCACggaagaaatcgaagaacTTAAAAGGGAGGTAGAAGAAACTGCTTTAAATTCTAAATCAATGGGGATAGATGAATCTCACGTGCTACCATACGAGACACTTAATACCGCTGGGAACAAAGAGGGCCAAGTGGTTGCCGTTCGAACCCCGGGCGGAGTTATTGAAGCCCATCAGTTCTCCAATGGTAGCTGGACTAAAATCGGTGACGTTGTGGGCTCGTCAAGCAGTGGGAGTAATGCGAAAACGGAGTACGAGGGCAAAAAATATGattttgtatttgatgTTGACATCGAGGATGGGAAACCTCCCTTGAAGTTGCCAGTCAATGTTAGTGGGAACCCTTACGATATTGCAGACAAATTCATTATGCGGTACGAGCTACCGTCGAGTTATCGGGACCAAATTGTAAATTTTATTGTCACAAATACAGGTGGGATGGCTTTGGATAGCGAGCCAACAACGGCACAACCAAAACCTTCCCAGACTGTGCCAAGCAACGCTAAGGCAATGTCAATGTTCCCAATAAGAGAGTATTTGTCGCTCGCGAGTTTCAAGCCAGACGCCCTGCTACAAGGTATAGTGAAATTCAACAGCGACGAAAAAACGTTTTCTGATGACGAGTTGGCACTGATCGGTTCCTCATTACATGATTTGGATTCAGGTTGGAAAATTCTTTACAATTTTGCTACTGTCATGAGGGAGAAATGGGGAAATAAGACTGCTGCTTACGATTTGATTCGGCTAATTGTAAAGTATCTCCCTGCAGCAAGCAACATAAGTGCATTCATCGATGAAGGTCTCAACAACCCTAACATTGTACTAACAATGCTAACAGTCCGTATCTTGGTCAACTGTTTTGGAAACGAAAAATGGGGGAAACAGCTGATGGCTAGCAGGAATGTGTACGATTCAGTGTTTGAAACTATCGGTACTATATTTCCAGATGCCACACTTCGTCAGTCCCAGACTCTTGGTACTGCTGTAGCCACATTACTCTCAAACTACAGTGTCCTGGCCTTGGACAATTCCGAACTGGACATTGTCCCCATTCTTTCGGAAGCGCTGAATAACAAATATGGGCCACTAGAGGAGTATCAAGAGTCCGAGGAGACGGCATACCGTCTGGTCGTTGCGTTTGGTAACCTCGCAAGCATTGAACCCGCTCTCAGGCAGGTCGCTggttctttgaaatggTTGAGCCAAGTCAAACGTCGCTACGCTCATATCAACAGGTTTCAACccatctttcaagacctCGAGTAG
- the SAC1 gene encoding phosphatidylinositol-3-phosphatase SAC1 (similar to Saccharomyces cerevisiae SAC1 (YKL212W); ancestral locus Anc_1.533), protein MSCPLLFAKTAEGLYFKPSSSAAASEQQDPAIFAAAQKQSVLSVPLEEFPVHGEITKVAALLGFIAFKLNKYAVIANTVQETGRLNEHIIYKVVQHSVVPINPRSTLIDSDDAEYLKLLESQLSTATLFFSYTYDLTNSLQRNEKIGNPHWETADTRFFWNHYITEELRSLTTKDQRVGRFIQPFIYGYAKSVDTILNSAPVTIGLITRRSRFRAGTRYFRRGVDEDGNVGNFNETEQISIVQNNDNTSEVFSFLQTRGSVPVYWAEINNLKYKPNLVLGENSVESAKKHFDNQVQLYGDNYLVNLVNQKGHELPVKRAYEQTVDALDNPKLHYIYFDFHHECRNMQWHRVKLLIDQLVQMGLSNADFFHKVVSRDGFTTLKVVSEQKSTVRTNCMDCLDRTNVVQSVLAHWLLQKEFETAKIVSEGQLWEINRSLLSLFQNLWADNADAVSISYSGTGALKTDFTRTGKRTKLGAFNDFVNSASRYYQNNLTDGPRQDSYDLFLGNFKPYDASFASPFQDRRPLIIQLIPTILYASLTVLGATIFFPKNHFTSSKNLLFFLTASIMVLLSGNFVIKNGMQYVNWPKLVNVGFLATNRGFDVKGKGSNNLKYVISSNFTKPSSSKKE, encoded by the coding sequence ATGTCTTGCCCGTTGCTATTTGCCAAGACTGCGGAGGGTCTTTATTTTAAACCGAGCTCGTCTGCTGCAGCATCAGAGCAGCAGGATCCTGCTATTTTTGCTGCTGCACAGAAGCAGTCTGTGCTATCTGTCCCGTTGGAAGAGTTCCCCGTGCACGGTGAAATCACAAAGGTGGCCGCGCTTCTTGGCTTTATTGCCTTTAAGCTCAACAAGTACGCCGTAATTGCCAACACTGTGCAGGAGACTGGCCGCCTGAATGAGCACATCATTTACAAAGTCGTCCAGCATTCGGTCGTACCCATTAACCCGAGGAGTACTTTGATTGACTCTGACGACGCTGAGTATTTGAAACTGCTAGAGTCTCAATTGAGTACAGCTACGTTGTTTTTCTCGTACACTTACGATCTGACAAACTCTCTACAGAGGAACGAGAAAATCGGGAACCCCCACTGGGAAACTGCCGATACACGATTCTTCTGGAACCACTACATTACAGAGGAGCTGAGATCGCTGACAACCAAGGACCAACGTGTCGGAAGGTTCATCCAGCCGTTCATTTATGGGTATGCCAAATCGGTCGACACTATTTTGAACTCGGCTCCTGTCACCATCGGACTGATCACCAGGCGTAGCAGGTTCAGAGCAGGGACCAGATACTTCCGCCGTGGTGTTGATGAGGATGGTAACGTCGGGAACTTTAATGAGACGGAGCAAATTTCAATCGTGCAAAACAACGATAACACCAGCGAAGTCTTCTCCTTTTTGCAGACAAGAGGATCTGTGCCCGTGTATTGGGCTGAgatcaacaacttgaagtacAAACCAAACTTGGTTCTTGGGGAAAACTCGGTAGAGTCGGCCAAGAAACACTTTGACAACCAAGTCCAACTGTATGGTGATAACTATCTGGTCAATTTGGTGAATCAAAAGGGTCATGAATTGCCCGTGAAGAGAGCTTACGAACAAACCGTGGATGCATTGGACAATCCAAAACTGCACTACATATATTTCGATTTCCATCATGAATGTCGTAACATGCAATGGCACCGTGTTAAGTTGTTGATCGACCAGTTGGTTCAAATGGGTCTTTCAAACGCTGATTTCTTCCATAAGGTGGTGTCTCGCGATGGATTcaccactttgaaagttgttAGTGAGCAGAAATCCACTGTGAGAACCAACTGTATGGACTGTCTAGACAGAACCAACGTTGTTCAGTCGGTCTTGGCCCATTGGCTGCTGCAGAAGGAGTTCGAAACTGCTAAAATTGTTTCCGAGGGTCAACTGTGGGAGATTAACAGGTCCCTACTAtctcttttccaaaacttaTGGGCCGATAATGCAGACGCCGTTAGTATCTCATATTCAGGCACTGGAGCCCTGAAGACAGACTTTACCAGAACTGGTAAGAGGACTAAGTTAGGGGCATTCAACGATTTTGTGAACTCTGCATCTCGTTATTACCAGAATAACTTGACCGATGGTCCAAGACAGGACTCGTATGACTTGTTTTTGGGTAATTTCAAACCATACGATGCGTCGTTCGCGTCACCATTCCAGGATAGGAGGCCACTTATTATCCAATTGATCCCAACAATTTTGTATGCTTCCTTGACCGTATTGGGGGCGACGATATTCTTTCCCAAGAACCATTTTACCAGCAGTAAGAATTTgctgttctttttgacCGCTTCTATTATGGTATTATTATCTGGTAACTTTGTCATTAAGAATGGTATGCAGTATGTTAACTGGCCTAAGTTAGTTAATGTTGGATTCCTCGCTACAAACAGAGGGTTTGATGTGAAGGGTAAAGGCAGCAATAATTTGAAATACGTGATTAGCTCAAACTTTACCAAGCCTTCCTCTTCCAAAAAGGAGTGA
- the TRP3 gene encoding bifunctional anthranilate synthase/indole-3-glycerol-phosphate synthase (similar to Saccharomyces cerevisiae TRP3 (YKL211C); ancestral locus Anc_1.532), producing MAKKVVLIDNYDSFTWNIYEYLCQEGAQVDVYRNDKITVAEVAALQPDVLLISPGPGHPSTDSGVSRECIAHFAGKLPVFGVCMGQQCMFEVFGGQVGYAGEIVHGKTSPIFHDNSGVFKNVPQGVLVTRYHSLAGSSDTLPKELQVTAKTESGVIMGIRHKKYTVEGVQFHPESILTEEGHLMIRNMLNTTGGTWEENDQGKSRGMSILDRIYAQRRLDVEALLVTPGATLHDLQTNFKLGLAPEVIDFAGKLRDHPQRAVVLAEVKRASPSKGNIFPDAVAAEQGLKYARAGAAAISTLTEPHWFKGTLQDLVNVRRALDIEFKDCPANRPCILRKEFIFTKYQILEARLAGADSVLLIVKMLTQDELKELYDYSTQEMGIEPLVEVNSKDELNRALSIGAKVIGVSNRNLHSFTVDLNTTSNLVDSTPKDVVLIALSGILSAQDADHYKQQGVRGFLVGEALMKSDNVQQFILRFMCLMKDKPFILSAFRNINRQLQNVH from the coding sequence atgGCAAAGAAAGTGGTGCTGATCGACAACTACGACTCGTTTACTTGGAACATCTACGAGTATCTGTGCCAGGAGGGCGCACAGGTCGATGTCTACAGAAACGACAAGATCACCGTCGCAGAGGTCGCCGCATTGCAGCCAGACGTGCTGCTCATCTCGCCCGGGCCGGGCCACCCGTCGACAGACTCAGGTGTTTCAAGAGAGTGTATCGCACACTTCGCGGGGAAACTGCCCGTGTTCGGCGTGTGCATGGGCCAGCAGTGCATGTTCGAAGTCTTTGGCGGTCAAGTCGGATACGCTGGAGAAATCGTCCACGGGAAAACGTCCCCGATCTTTCACGACAACAGTGGAGTGTTCAAGAACGTCCCACAGGGGGTTCTCGTCACTAGGTACCACAGTCTTGCTGGGTCCAGCGACACACTCCCAAAGGAGCTGCAAGTCACCGCGAAAACGGAATCAGGCGTCATCATGGGCATCAGACACAAAAAGTACACCGTCGAGGGTGTCCAGTTCCACCCGGAATCTATCCTAACGGAGGAGGGACACCTCATGATCAGAAACATGCTCAACACTACGGGTGGTACCTGGGAGGAGAACGACCAGGGGAAGTCCCGCGGGATGTCTATCCTCGACCGCATATACGCACAAAGGAGACTCGACGTCGAGGCACTATTGGTAACACCGGGTGCAACCCTCCACGACTTGCAAACCAACTTTAAGCTAGGGTTAGCGCCGGAGGTAATCGATTTCGCGGGGAAACTCAGAGATCACCCACAGAGGGCTGTCGTTCTAGCAGAGGTTAAGCGTGCTTCCCCCTCAAAGGGCAATATCTTCCCGGACGCAGTCGCCGCGGAACAGGGGCTCAAGTACGCGAGGGCAGGAGCCGCCGCGATCTCCACGCTGACGGAACCGCATTGGTTCAAGGGCACCTTGCAAGATTTGGTAAACGTCAGAAGAGCACTCGACATCGAGTTCAAAGATTGCCCAGCAAACAGACCTTGCATCCTCAGGAAAGAATTTATCTTTACCAAATACCAGATACTAGAGGCAAGACTAGCAGGCGCAGACAGCGTTCTTCTCATCGTCAAAATGTTGACTCAGGACGAACTCAAGGAACTGTACGATTATTCTACCCAGGAAATGGGTATCGAACCCCTGGTCGAAGTCAACTCCAAGGACGAGCTGAATCGTGCGCTATCTATCGGAGCGAAAGTTATCGGCGTAAGTAACAGGAACTTGCATTCCTTCACGGTCGACTTGAACACAACAAGCAACCTGGTAGACTCCACACCAAAGGACGTCGTACTAATCGCGCTCTCCGGTATTTTGTCTGCTCAAGATGCAGACCATTACAAGCAGCAAGGTGTCAGAGGGTTCCTTGTCGGCGAAGCGCTCATGAAGTCAGACAATGTCCAGCAATTCATTCTACGATTTATGTGCTTAATGAAAGACAAGCCCTTTATTCTAAGCGCATTTCGTAATATAAATAGACAACTACAGAATGTACATTAA